TGCGGTTATCTCGGCTGCCTTGCTGGCTGCGTGACATCTCCCTCGATAGGATGCGGCTATAAGTGCTTTTTCGAAAACACCAGTTGCCAATTTGGCTGCACCCCCTTTGATATTCGAGGCCAATCAGCCCGTGTTAAGACCTAgagggatatatatatatatatatgtgtgagcGCGCGcgttgtttgtttattattaagtgtttgttattattattacaaaacaaaaaacatgaTGATACACAATGAATAATgtctttgaaataaataaacaagtaaactTATACAATGCCACTGGATTAGTGTTATGTTGTTTTATGCTTAACAAGTAAGAAGAGCATTCAACCATTTAggttgatttgatttaaaattataaaaataaaataagttgatTGTATATGAATGTAACCAACTGAATCCACCTATTATTCATGATGCATCACAAATAATTAACCTTAAATAGGTGGCCAATTCTTTAGTCTTTGTTTGAGTACGAAATTTGTAATGTTAAAGGATATTCCATCTTTATGCACATATTTTGTCCGCTTTGGTTTTTCAattattgttgatttatttgatttttaataactaaatcctaatttcaataaatgatCAGATTaagtacttaattttttaaaaccctaaatctatcATAAACCTATAAAATTGGTTTCAATTATAATCCACTATTGCTTTTCTTAGTAACATGAAGAGCACATTAATCTTAAACGGGAGTATGCTCTTCGTTATgctttagaaaattaaattaaagtgctaaaaattatttctaaactatttATATCAATGTTTGACAAAtataatatgatcaaaattctattaagaaaatgaatttaaaattaaaattataatcaataaatgATTAGTTTATACACGGCCATTAAAGCATGACAAGAAGAATAAGATGAAAAcgcaaaattataaaaataaaaattaatgcatgaaataaatattgataataCTTTAAACATACAAAAACCTTAAAATGTAGTTTCTATATGTTATTAACTGCCATGAATGCAATAACTTTGCATTTGGTCATAATTACAATAAACACTGCATGATCCGttaaataacaaatatgataattacACACGAGTAATTCGTATTTGGGAGTAAAATGCAATTAGGTAGGGGGTTAAAGGGTATGCCATGAAGCAAGCAAGCATGCAATTTATATTAACAACTGGAGTTAGAATTGTCGTGCAGCTAAAGCAAATTAACCCACCATTTATCATCATTCCTCTCGCATGATTTGATATATACTTAAAAACGTGTTTCCATTCGTTTAATCAACTCTCTGCCTTCCCATATAACACACAAGCTGCtatatatacacacaaataTTCAAGCTctttgattattattaattcGTAATAAAAATGGGTAGTGTTGGATTGAGATCATCTAGGTCCGTGAGCGTGGTACTGGCACGACTGCTGTTGCTGAATATCTGCATAGGGGTAGTAGGGATAGGGGCGGTGGCGATGACCAAAAATGCGTTGGCCACGGAACGGCAGGACAGTTGCCCGGACAAAGTTAGTGGGAGTATAACCTGCTTCTTAAATTGCGATATTTTCAGTTGTCTTGCAGGTTGCTTCACGAATCCAAGCATTGGATGCGGCCTAACGTGTTTTGCCCGAAACGTCGGTTGCACCACTACCTGCTCCATTATTGAATTTCCAGACCCATGAACATCACCTGGCAAAAGCCGTATATGGACGCTGTTTCTCACTTTATGTTATTACCGTCTTTgtaattattacaaaaacaaaaaaatgatgatagacaattaataaagtaattgaaacaaataaataagtaatcTTTCCTTATGTTATTTATgctaataaagaaaaagaaaaaagaagaaggaatcGGCTCAatctaagattatataaaacgaataaaataatttatgagtaATTTATCCAACCAAAGGTAGGTAATTGAGTTAATTTGGTTTTAGTACAGAGTTCAAAGGTATGCATATTTTTGTTCTTACAAATTCTGTATTATCGAGTTTGGTTTTTAATGATGGTtgttttgtttgattgatttaaaACCAAATGAAATTGGTTCAATTGGCCCATTAATTCAaacacttttaattttaaacaataataattaaacaacttaaaagatctaattaattatttttctaagttaGAACagtaacatatttaattaattatgcttTGTAATTGGAATATCtccattattaaattaaaattaatttagaccAAACTTGTAGATGCTGTAATTTAAAAAGTAACTAATGATTTACGTAGGacgttaaatcaaaataattttaattatactaatatgttaaaagaatttatctaaaacattttaaaataagatattttatatcttaaaattatttttaatttctatgatCGTAAAATGAGTGTATTAATATTACATAATACACAATGTTGGGGTCTACGATGAATGGTAAGTGGACTGCAAGGAAAGAAATATTGAAGTGAATAAAAGGATAGATGATACATTGCTTAATCGCCTGACTTCAGTATTTATAAGTCCTTGTGAAATGTTGCTTAGAGTTCCATTCCCCGACTTGCCTAAATCTAATTCgctgatttatttattttcacattttgcCTAATTTCTTCCATCGATATTATTGAAGTTGAAAAATCGTCTAAGAATTACTTTGAAAAGTTCCacaatcttttatcattttgtccaaaaagtattttttttagaagttaaaaatgtttattttagatttcatattataaaataaaagataagttGAATTAAGGTAAACAAGTAATTTCATTGTAAatgccaaaaagaaaattttttatttggaataaaaatttaattcaagagTATTTACTATTGCATAAGCGTtagtaaaatacaataatataaaacttttatatcAATCACAAGATCGAACAAGAATAacattaatacatatataactggaaaatagaaaacaaaagtaAATTGAAATAGTATACTGGCAGTTGAAGCCTGTTTAGACAGTTTCTTTAAGATAGATTCTTCCGCTCACAACAACAAGATGAGCACGGCTGCAGTGATCAACGAATGATAACCTTAAGCTTTTCAATTTCCTCAACTTAATTCACAAGTGACTCACTTTGAGCATCAacttctcattcatcactcaatcattttgagcatatgatataccgcTATAAAGATCTCATAGAGtaaaatataaaaccataattttatgattcaaatatCTACCTTTACTAATcaagaatatgcctcaaagctTCCAAAGTATCTTTTTTTCCAACATTTACATTGCGTTTGGTAAAAAATAGTGGCGAAGATAGAGTCCTAGtctccttaaaataaattttttatttaaatctctttattatttataagtaaaattgtactttaatataaaaaatgataaaaaataatttaatttttaaaaaattataaaaacttaaactattataaaaatatacaatataatttcgattaaaaaaaattgtgatttcACCCGGGGAAAAGATATGATCGTTATCCAAATTTATTTGGATGAAATTAGCTTTTAGGCTGGAGCTTATTTCGGGCAGTCCTACTCTTTGTTGAGCTGTAATACCTCTGAGCTTGAGTAGTTTTATCGAGGTCTTaacactttttaaaattatttattaaattaataaatattaattcaaacaaagcattaatttttattttgaaaaagaaaacgcAAATAAAAAGTGCATTATTTTTTCTATGGTCAAAATGTGAGAAGATATTCGAGACTTTGTGAACAGAGAGGATCAGAGGGAAAAAAGCAAAGGAAAAAGATAGGCAATGGCAATGGCAGCAACTGAAGCtgaagcagagcagagcagaGTTCCAGTCTAAGCGCGTCTATGTATTTTCCCGAGACACCCATTTCTCTCGCTATATAAAAACACTATACTATATATTCTTGTGTAATTTATACACATTTTTTTATGGGGGAGGAggatgtttaaaaattttctattatatataaaaaagtacaGATCTTTCTAACTTTGACTGAAGATTGAAAGAAAGAGAAGGCAACCAAAGCCAACACTTTCGGCGCTCCTTCTTTCTTCCCTTTGGCTTTGCTTTGCTTGCGtctccatctttcttcttccttgttTTGCTCTCCAAAATctctcttttaaaattccaatttttattgtttatttataattttcacaCTTGAACAAagtttcaaaacattttttttattaccactaataaaataacatatccATAGTTGGCCCTCAAAAGAAAACCTCTTTCACTCTCTGTTTTCTTGCCCCAATTGTACGAATCTAAAGCTAACCCTTTTAGTCTATCAACCTTACCAGACCCTTCTTCTTGTTATTGGGTaagttttttcttcttatttttgtttgcaTCTTGTTGAACTTCCAATCTTTTGTGCTTTAGATCTTTTGGGTTTTTTTGGGCCTGCTTTTGGAGATCTCTTTGTTGGTTTTTTGGTGATTAGATCAGGAGGATTTTGGGTATGCtcattttttgtgttttgattttttcttttgtttaactAGTGAGAACCTTCATTCTACTGATTTCCTTACCATTTCTTTGAACTGAAAGGTTTTCCGGTGAGTGATCCCGTGAGCAGCTAAGATTTGTGGGTTAATTTCTGTTTGTTTGACACAATTGAGCACTTTAGTTTCTAATATTTCGTGGAAAAAGTCGAGGAGGCATGAAAATTATGCTGTAAAGGAGGGTAATGAAGTCCCAAAAACATTGTAAACATCTAAAGGACGGTATATTGTTGTTGTGGGTAATGGTGAATACAGAAATGGACGTTCATGTATGGTTTATTAGTTGTTGTCTAGCACGTGGCCATGTGCTTCGATGTCATGTTCACATTAAGTTTGTAGATTCACGTGAAATAAAATGGAATCTGATTGCTGATTTGTAGGCTTACATCTGAGTGGGAGGGGGGAGGGAATTTAATCAGTTATGATATGCTTTGATTTATATTTGTACAGTTTTTTTGGAATGTTTTGACTGCTGATCATGAGTTTGTTTGTAACCTGAATTTCAGGCAGTTTTTCTCATGTTTGTAGTAAAAGAAACTTTCTTGCCATTTTGTGGACTATTGCTAGAAAGCTTATTAAgttgttttaagaaatttcatGGTTTCTTACGAAAGGATCTCTTGTAGGAGGAGACGACTGTAATCATTGTTGCCTTAAAATTCTTTATTAGTGAATACTGATGGAGGCAAGGGCACATAAGATgccttttggtgcttaattttATGCATCTTCTATGCTGATTACTGTTCTAGAGAATATGGGTTTATTATGCAGTAAAAATCGTCGTTTCACTGAAGCAGATGCCGAGGAGAATGCACAGGTGAACACAGTTTACATGCAACATAGACCATCCTTTTATTTTAGTGCAACTGGACGAACCCTTTGGACATGGTTTTATTTACAGTgtatatttagtttaattttgagtttgttCATTTTCAGGCTGCAGAAATTGACAGGAGAATTGAACAAGAGCGAAAAGCTGAGAAGCATATCCAAAAACTTCTACTACTTGGTGTGTGCTACTTAGTTTGCTTTCCATTTTTTGCCTTGTTCGTTAGCAAAAAATGAGCTTTGTACTTTCGTATTTTGACTGTTAAattcttattattatgtttgagTGGTTGAAGACATTGATATGGAACCATTCATGTTCTAACACTGTCCAAATTTTATGGATATGAATAGGAGCATGTTAAATGTCATGTGTTTTTCTGTTTGTCTATGGAAAATGTTCATGCTTATAGAGGACTTGGCATGCTTATTAGTCTTTATCACCTAATTTGTTTAATGGTTTGTATTGATAGCTAAATTGCacttttttcatttgtttttgtcCAAGACTGGCAAATAGTAATGGTTATCATAGAATTGTAGTTGGTTATGCTTATACTTGCTACACCTAGATTAGTATCAAAGAATGTTTGATCGATTAATTCTTAACAATTGAGATACGAAGTTGAGCAGCCTAAACTGTTCGTGCTGATTTGCAGCAatgctttttgttttctttcttgttctttcaatgacttaaatattCATTGTTTTTAAGGTGCTGGTGAATCTGGGAAGTCAACAATTTTTAAGCAGGTAAGACAGATTGATTGGCcttttattgaattgatttcTTATCAGTCTACAATGCTGGTGTGTATATTGTTCTTTTATTCTTATCTGTAGATAAAGCTTCTGTTTCAAACTGGCTTTGACGAGGACGAGCTGAAGAGCTATATCTCAGTCATCCATGCAAACATCTATCAGACTATAAAAGTACGCAAAACCTGAAAAGGGTGTGTTGGTTATTTCCCTTCAGGTGTCAGTTATCTATGACGaggaattttatttatatcataaGAGGATCTTTATCGATGTTCTTAACTTGAGCTTAACATGGTTTGATAGATACTGTATGATGGATCAAAGGAATTTGCTCAAAATGATGCAGATTCTTCCAAATATGTTTTATCCAACGAAATTAAGGTTtgaattcatcattttcatgttgcattttttttgaataaatcagTTTTTGATTTGTAGTCAAGGTATTACACACACTTTCTTTACTCTGTCAGGTTATTGGAGAGAAACTATCAGAAATCGGAAGCAGGTTGGACTATCCACGTCTTAATAGAGAACTTGCACAGGAGATAGAAACTCTCTGGAAAGATTCTGCAATTCAGGTGCCTATTTGCTTTACCTTAAGCTGTTTAAGCATTGCTCCTTTTGTGTGTGGAATTTACTGAACCTGTTGAAACTGGTCCTTTCGATGGTGTATTTTAGTACTTAATCACTCTGTGTACTTGTAGGAAACCTATGCTCATGGTAATGAACTTCAAGTTCCAGATTGTACTCAttatttcatggaaaatttGCAAAGATTGTCTGATGCAAATTATATTCCCACGAAGGTATCTAGAAGTTGCAATATTTCCTTCTTAAAGAAGTTCTATCATGTATATATGATAAAGACAATTATAATATACGTCCTTGCTCATCAAAACAATTATCATGTATATGATTTATACCCTCAACAAGATGAGTgtgaatgataaaaaaaaccttGAAAATGAATTCTTTTTGGTCCTGTCTGCATCTTTATTAGCCTATTTAACATGCAATGTTGGTAACATTGCACTATTTTAAGAACTACAAACTCTGTCCATCGGCTTCTTATTCTGTTCCATATTGCAGGAGGATGTTCTATATGCAAGAGTTCGTACAACTGGTGTTGTTGAAATTCAGTTCAGGTGAATTATATCTAGTCTCTCCTTTGATTATATGGATAAATTCAATTAGGTACTCAAATAGGTGTTCATGTTTGACATGATCTATGcaaattatattttggtaaGGTGACTTAAATCAATGGTTAGATCATCGATACAGCATAGGTTCCTGTATGCATTTTATTGGGTTACTTGATTAATAACTCATGTTGTTATGTATGATGTCTGCTTTGCAGCCCTGTGGGGGAGAATAAGAAAAGTGGTGAAGTATACAGACTCTTTGATGTGGGAGGCCAGAGAAATGAGAGAAGGAAATGGATCCATCTTTTTGAAGGTGTTACGGCTGTGATCTTTTGTGCTGCTATTAGCGAGTAAGACCTTTTTGCTTTTGCCATCTGCAGATTCCATTTTGTCTGTACACGTAACGATACAACACTGCTTCTATATTGAACCTGGTATCAAAATACAGAAATATTAACCTAGAAATCGTTGTGGTTTAGGTATGATCAAACTCTTTTTGAGGACGAACAGAAGAATCGGATGGTGGAGACAAAAGAACTCTTTGATTGGGTCTTAAAGCAACCATGCTTTGAGGTTTTCCTTATGCTATATTATGCTTTTTGTGTGTCTACAAGGTAAAGGGTTTTGGTTATAGCTGGAATTTAACTTAATGTAAAAACTTGGTTGTTTTTTACAGAAAACATCCTTCATGCTGTTCCTCAACAAATTCGACATATTCGAAAACAAGGTTCTAAAGGTAAAAGCCAGTATAATGggtataaaattacaatatttatgTGTTTGCATGAGTGTGATCTTTGACATTCAACATTCCATAGGTTCCGCTAAATGTATGCGAGTGGTTCAAAGATTACCAGCCAGTTTCAACTGGAAAGCAAGAGATCGAGCATGCATACGAGTAAGCAATTCATCTCCCCTCTTTGCGAAGAAGGAATTTTTCAACTTATGACAATTTTATGAACTCTCTTTCTGTTCAggtttgtaaagaagaaattCGAGGAGCTGTATTTTCAAAGCACAGCCCCTGATAGAGTTGACCGAGTCTTTAAGATATATAGAACCACTGCCCTTGACCAGAAGCTTGTGAAGAAAACTTTCAAGCTCGTTGATGAGTCTTTGAGACGGAGAAATCTGTTCGAGGCTGGGTTGTTGTGAACGAGATCACAAAACCCTAATTGCAAAGACTTGTTCATAATATGAAGAATGTGATCATCACACCATCTTGGATGTTTTTGAAATGCTggcatatcatatcatatcatattttcatCACAGGCTAAAAGTTTTGATTTCCCCATATTGttgatcaaatttttttttgttaaaaatcttCTCTAAAATCCCCATGATTCTAGGGACTCTGATTTGTTCAGGGTAAAACATTCCCCAGAggaatttgtttttcttgtttgtttctgtCTTTCAGGGTTTGGGGGGGTGTATCGGATCAGACGTATGAAGGAACAATGAACATGAAAAGACATTCTTTATTTCCTAGTAATACAACACATTGTTTATAATATTCTAGTAATTCTCGTCATGATTATTCTTGTCTGGGAATTTGGCATTACACCctgtttttgaaaatataactAAGCCACTATTTCATGATTATTAATtaagccaaaaagaaaaagaaagaaactggAGTTTTCTCCTTTTACTCTTTGAGCCTCGATTTGTCCCAAAGTGAGGCCTTTTcttagaaacaaaaataatagagGGATAAGTTTAGGCGGTCTGTTTGTGGTCTAAACTGAATTTGTTACTGGCAGTTGTGTTTGTCACAATATATGGGTTCTTTTTGCCACCTAAGTAGTGATAACAGGGAATTTTAACCCACAAAATTAAATGGCCTATATTCTTGGTTGATAAATGTTTTAGCTACATCACTACTTCTGGATTTGAGAATTTTAActaattctttttttatgtatttttaattgctctaattcttcattttaatataaaaaatttatgattaatctgatatatatttgatatgttaCAACTTGAGAGCACATGCAATATTTTTGTTAGGGCTTGaatcttaaaccttaaactgTTAAGGTAGATCTCCTATGTCTTAAtccttagtattatttaagatataatattacatttttgaAGTTATATCctcattttaatattacttctttaataataattttttatacatggTGATCCGTTAGGATATGAAGCGCGTGGCCTTCGATGATGCAGCAGATGGCGagtaaaataacaataaaactaACCAAAACGTACATTGACAGCGATCTGAGACGGAGAACAAGAAAGACCGACCCCTTGAACTGTTTCTACACGTGTCGAACTCTTACGGTCtttccttattattattattattataaaataatattaaataaaacaactgAGGCCGGGCCCTTTTAACTAGCCCCACTTACCGACTCTCTACGCCGATACTACAAAACCCATAGGCCCATTCAAGCCGACTTCCCAACTAAACCCTTCGGCTCTGCTCAACCCATTCTTTTCGGggtatatttatgattttttaaaaaaaaaaaagctgttTCATGCATGGTAAAAGTTATAGCGCTggcataaaatattatttagccttaattatattttcataagcTGCAATTTTGGcttatttttacaattacatatttacaataaaaaaaaagcttatCACATATGAcacaaaaatggaaaaatagtaaaacatgttattaattgaactatttatatattaaatatatcataatataattgaataatgtTATCATTAGATATCCtacctttaatttcattttaaatttagatagtTTATAGTTGTATATTatctttatttaaaacattgtaCTTTATGTTACAATTAAACTGTTTgttattaagttaattaatagaAAACATCAACTTcattttatattacttttttaaaccaaattcgtttagaaatagttttaaagaaaatatttatgttttaaaaatgttaagagaaatataataaattttaaaaaaggtaGGGTAAGAAAGCCaagcttcaaaaataaataaaggataTGGATAACGCAAATGCATTGTCAGCGGACATTGTAAGTACGAACTACCACGTCAGAGTCGGAGACAGACAGTTCCTGAACATGTAGTAAACCAACACCTTGCTTCTATAATTGGACCACGTGGCACGTGAAATTGCCAACCATTCTTGGTATTTAATTACGTAACAGTTGCTCATCACTACTTTTTTTAAGATGAGAACGTAACTATGACTCATCGCTTCACTTAACATTTACACAGCGATAAAGCACATTCGGGTGCAAACAAACAAGTCGTGCGCTTCGAAAACAACTGATtatactctctctttttttaaaaagaaaaagaaaatggaaacatCAACAATGAGTGGGTGAGGATAAGGCCCCAGTTGGTTGCTTTAAACTTTGAGTAATAAACATTTCAGTCATCAAAATCTAACTTATCCTTGTTTTTTTTCGCCAAAGACTTCCATTTTCCTTGCCATTTTGTTTTAAGAAACAAACTCTTCTGTCTTCTTATTCTTActttgtttatcaattttagTATTTTGGCGAAGAAGTGATTAATATCTCGACTGTATCGGGAATGGCGTGTAATGCATCCACGGCGCTGAACCAAAGGAAAGAGGTTGAGGAAGATGATTGGAGGAGTTCATCGTCTACCACCACGACGTCGTCGTCTTGGATCGGGATGAATAGTGATGGATCTGCCGATGGTGGAGATTGCGACGGAGATGATGATGAGGTGGAAAGCTCTTATAAAGGTGGCTTAGACATTATGGATTCGCTTCAACAGGTTTTGCCTATGAGGTTCGTATCTATTCTCCGCCGcttacattaaaatttctttttatgattTCATAATGTAAACAAAAAACTGGGTTTATGAACAGGAGAGGGATCTCAAGTTTTTACAATGGGAAATCCAAGTGTTTCACAAATTTAGCTGATGGCTCATCCACTTCATCGATTAAAGAGATAGCAAAACCTGAAAACGCCTATACACGGAGGAGGAGAAACCTGTTAGCAATCAACTATGCATGGGACAAGAACAAGTTCAAAAGACCCATCAAATCCATaatgaattcaagaaaaagCAGATTGGCTTTTCTAGCTGTTGCAATGGGTAGCTCTGAAAGTATCTCTGCTACCACAAGTGACCACTCTACTTCTAACTTCATGCCCTCTGCACCCGCCCTCAAACCCCCACTTCTTTCAATAATATAAGACCCCCTTACTCGTCGTAGCCGGAATTTCTCTAATTGGTTGTCCTTTTCGTTGTCTGGTGTACGGCACTGTCATGGGAAGCATTCATCCCGATTGCTCATTACTTGAGGATAAAACTAACTCTTAAGAAACAAAATTGATACTAATTTGCTTTGCTTCTTACAGAGcttgatatatattttattgaccCTAATGCATGTGGATGATCATGCTGAGcggtactttttctcttttacgtatagacattaaaattcaagttaaagtctattaaatattcaaccttttttttaaaaaaaagttttaatcaTCGTAATGCTTCAGAGTGGAGCacacaaaaatttttaaagcttttattaaaaatattgatattggtataaattaaaaattctcataaacattaaaaacttCAACAAAGTTTTGGTAAAAGCTTATCAATCGCTCGCCTCAAAAGATGGAACTGAATAAAGTAAACGGAGAAAGTGTCTTGTACTTCTATTGATTTCTGAAGTTTACTTTTTATCTGTTTGGGTCCTAGGATGGAGGTGATGGACTGTTCACAACCAGCAAAATAGCAAATGTGTATATAACTACATATAATATTACTATTTaactttatttgtaaaataCTTAACGTGGCGAAAATAATGTGAATGGATTAGATAAGAATGTCATagtcaatcaaattaaaatggaatgaagt
This sequence is a window from Gossypium raimondii isolate GPD5lz chromosome 5, ASM2569854v1, whole genome shotgun sequence. Protein-coding genes within it:
- the LOC105769724 gene encoding guanine nucleotide-binding protein alpha-1 subunit, yielding MLITVLENMGLLCSKNRRFTEADAEENAQAAEIDRRIEQERKAEKHIQKLLLLGAGESGKSTIFKQIKLLFQTGFDEDELKSYISVIHANIYQTIKILYDGSKEFAQNDADSSKYVLSNEIKVIGEKLSEIGSRLDYPRLNRELAQEIETLWKDSAIQETYAHGNELQVPDCTHYFMENLQRLSDANYIPTKEDVLYARVRTTGVVEIQFSPVGENKKSGEVYRLFDVGGQRNERRKWIHLFEGVTAVIFCAAISEYDQTLFEDEQKNRMVETKELFDWVLKQPCFEKTSFMLFLNKFDIFENKVLKVPLNVCEWFKDYQPVSTGKQEIEHAYEFVKKKFEELYFQSTAPDRVDRVFKIYRTTALDQKLVKKTFKLVDESLRRRNLFEAGLL
- the LOC105768347 gene encoding protein OXIDATIVE STRESS 3 LIKE 1, yielding MACNASTALNQRKEVEEDDWRSSSSTTTTSSSWIGMNSDGSADGGDCDGDDDEVESSYKGGLDIMDSLQQVLPMRRGISSFYNGKSKCFTNLADGSSTSSIKEIAKPENAYTRRRRNLLAINYAWDKNKFKRPIKSIMNSRKSRLAFLAVAMGSSESISATTSDHSTSNFMPSAPALKPPLLSII